From Cricetulus griseus strain 17A/GY chromosome 1 unlocalized genomic scaffold, alternate assembly CriGri-PICRH-1.0 chr1_0, whole genome shotgun sequence, a single genomic window includes:
- the Il12rb1 gene encoding interleukin-12 receptor subunit beta-1 isoform X3, with protein MGLRETSQPIFIVLLLCRLGVSCRADSCNFEKPPLYPDGASGASGPRNLSCYRVSGADYECSWHYDGSEDNVTHFLRCCFSGGRCCYFPAGRSRTVQFSEQAGVPVLSTVTFWVESRLSNWTMKSLEISLYLSEWIKFNPPLGDIKASRIDGQLRLDWNITEEVPAEVQFRRRTPTTNWTLGDCGPQDISDLGMTEDIHGSISESCLCPLEDMAQELQIRRRRQLSSGAPGGPWSSWSAPVCVPPERFPQPEVKFLVEPLGQGGRRRLTMQCQTPQPAVPEGCLEVRPGALVKHLVRVHMLSCACQPQNRKTMSIGKPLNLSGAAYNLVVLTRTRFGRSPYQMWHLPAQELTEMRTLNVSVEGNVTSMHWAAQAPDTTYCLEWQARGQGRNHTHCTLIAPEDEDTAGMVTHSWSSEPALDQEECYRVTIFASKDPENPVLWYTALSSYYFGGNASAAGTPSHVWVRNHSRNAVSVEWAPSRLSACPGVLTRYVVRCEAEDSEWASEWLLPPTKTQVTLQGLRSGVVYKVQVRADTARLLGSWSRPQRFSFEVQISRLSIIFASLGSFASVLLMGSLGYIGLTRAAWRLCPPLPTPRASTAVEFPGSQGEQAWQWRSPEDFPEVLCPRETLVVEKARDADDGTEPPQAAPAPAPDTARSLEAERREKGRSEAQGLGLEHEKLPLLQGAVARGASALGDLWWTQKAEEPGPPPRPSGQEDRRV; from the exons ATGGGGCTGCGGGAGACCAGCCAGCCCATCTTCATCGTCCTCCTGCTTTGCCGGCTGGGTG TCTCCTGCAGAGCTGACAGCTGCAACTTTGAGAAGCCACCACTGTACCCAGATGGAGCCTCAG GCGCCTCAGGACCCAGGAACTTGAGTTGCTACAGGGTTTCCGGGGCAGACTATGAATGTTCCTGGCATTACGATGGCTCTGAGGACAATGTCACGCACTTCCTGAGGTGCTG CTTCAGTGGTGGACGCTGCTGCTACTTTCCCGCAGGCCGTTCCAGGACTGTGCAGTTCTCGGAACAGGCTGGTGTCCCTGTGCTGTCTACCGTCACATTCTGGGTGGAGTCTCGGCTCAGCAACTGGACCATGAAGTCTCTGGAGATATCCCTGTACCTGTCTGAGTGGA TCAAGTTTAACCCTCCTCTGGGAGACATCAAAGCGTCTCGTATAGACGGGCAGTTACGCCTGGATTGGAACATTACCGAAGAGGTTCCAGCTGAGGTGCAGTTCAGGCGCCGGACGCCCACAACTAATTGGACATTG GGTGACTGTGGACCCCAGGATATCTCTGACTTAGGTATGACTGAAGACATTCATGGCAGCATTTCTG agtcctgcctctgccctttAGAGGACATGGCCCAGGAGCTCCAGATACGGCGGCGACGGCAGCTCTCCTCGGGGGCTCCTGGAGGCCCCTGGAGTAGTTGGAgtgctcctgtgtgtgttccACCTG AACGCTTCCCCCAGCCTGAGGTCAAGTTCCTGGTGGAGCCGCTGGGTCAAGGTGGAAGGCGGCGTCTGACCATGCAATGCCAG ACGCCGCAACCAGCTGTCCCTGAGGGCTGCCTGGAAGTCAGGCCTGGTGCTCTGGTGAAGCACTTGGTGCGTGTGCACATGTTGTCCTGCGCGTGCCAGCCTCAGAACCGGAAGACCATGTCCATAGGCAAGCCGCTGAACCTCTCCGGGGCTGCCTACAACTTGGTTGTACTCACCAGGACTCGTTTTGGCCGCAGCCCCTACCAGATGTGGCACCTTCCTGCCCAAGAACTCACAG AGATGAGAACCTTGAATGTCAGCGTGGAAGGCAACGTGACATCCATGCACTGGGCGGCCCAGGCTCCAGACACCACCTACTGCCTTGAGTGGCAGGCACGGGGCCAGGGCAGGAACCACACCCACTGTACCCTGATTGCACCAGAAGATGAGGACACAGCTGGGATGG TGACCCACAGCTGGAGCTCAGAGCCTGCGCTGGACCAGGAGGAATGTTACCGCGTCACCATCTTCGCCTCCAAGGACCCAGAGAACCCGGTGCTGTGGTACACTGCCCTGTCCAGTTACTACTTTGGGGGTAATG CCTCGGCAGCTGGGACCCCGAGCCACGTGTGGGTGAGGAACCACAGCAGAAACGCCGTGTCCGTGGAGTGGGCGCCGTCGCGGCTGAGCGCCTGCCCGGGGGTCCTGACGCGATATGTCGTGCGCTGCGAGGCTGAGGACAGCGAGTGGGCGTCAG AGTGGCTCTTGCCACCCACAAAGACCCAAGTGACACTTCAGGGACTGCGCAGTGGCGTGGTGTACAAGGTACAGGTGCGAGCCGACACTGCGCGGCTCCTAGGCTCCTGGAGCCGCCCACAGCGCTTCAGCTTTG AGGTGCAGATTTCCCGTTTATCCATCATTTTTGCGTCTCTGGGGAGCTTCGCCAGCGTCCTCCTCATGGGCAGCCTCGGATACATCGGTTTGACCAG AGCGGCCTGGCGCTTGTGCCCGCCCCTGCCCACACCGCGTGCCAGCACAGCTGTGGAGTTCCCTGGCAGCCAGGGCGAGCAG GCTTGGCAGTGGCGCAGCCCGGAGGACTTCCCGGAGGTGTTGTGCCCGCGAGAGACGCTGGTGGTGGAGAAGGCCCGGGACGCCGATGACGGGACAGAGCCACCCCAGGCCGCCCCAGCGCCCGCCCCGGACACCGCGCGGTCCTTGGAGGCCGAGAGACGGGAGAAGGGACGCTCGGAGGCCCAGGGCCTGGGCCTGGAGCACGAGAAACTGCCGCTGCTCCAGGGGGCTGTGGCCCGGGGAGCCTCCGCTCTGGGCGACCTTTGGTGGACCCAGAAGGCTGAGGAGCCAGGGCCACCCCCGCGGCCTTCGGGGCAAGAGGACCGCCGGGTGTAG